A portion of the Thunnus albacares chromosome 23, fThuAlb1.1, whole genome shotgun sequence genome contains these proteins:
- the LOC122975637 gene encoding T-cell ecto-ADP-ribosyltransferase 1-like yields HHLFLPSSTPQRGASASKAGASASQPSGPFPLDMVLNAVDDMYFGCTKEMEKKVKEEYFNKENVGKVAEAWEDEQVKQCVDDGKKQGNNVLSEDHIQAICVYTSTYIYDQFNTAVRTSKNIYSSSFQLHSLHFWLTTAIQTLNKNYECQTTYRRTTAVFTGKVNDIIRFGTFASSSFRTDLTDFGSETCFQIKTCSGAYVKPYSVFPKQEEVLIPPYETFKITKTVEGRGQFKDLSDCNRVFILESAGGKSELNCKAAGLKESKPYSYPLTKKMP; encoded by the coding sequence catcacctgttCCTTCCCTCTTCTACCCCCCAGCGCGGTGCCTCTGCCTCCAAGGCCGGTGCCTCTGCCTCCCAGCCCTCCGGCCCATTTCCACTGGACATGGTTCTTAATGCTGTTGATGACATGTACTTTGGCTGCACCAAGGAGATGGAGAAGAAGGTCAAGGAAGAATATTTCAACAAAGAGAATGTGGGAAAAGTTGCAGAAGCCTgggaagatgaacaagtaaaacAATGTGTAGATGATGGTAAAAAGCAGGGAAATAATGTTCTCTCTGAAGACCACATCCAGGCAATCTGTGTTTATACATCCACCTACATTTATGATCAATTCAATACAGCAGTCCGGACCAGTAAGAACATCTATAGCAGCTCCTTCCAACTCCATTCTTTACATTTCTGGCTGACTACTGCCATACAAACCCTGAATAAGAATTATGAGTGTCAGACTACTTATCGAAGAACCACAGCTGTGTTCACTGGCAAAGTTAACGACATAATTCGGTTTGGTACGTTTGCCTCCAGCTCTTTCAGAACAGATCTTACAGACTTTGGTAGCGAGACCTGCTTTCAAATTAAGACCTGTTCAGGAGCTTACGTGAAGCCTTATTCAGTGTTTCCAAAGCAGGAAGAGGTTCTTATCCCCCCCTATGAAACATTCAAGATAACCAAAACTGTTGAAGGTCGGGGTCAATTTAAAGATCTGAGTGATTGTAACAGGGTCTTTATTTTGGAGAGTGCAGGAGGTAAGAGTGAGCTAAACTGCAAGGCTGCAGGCTTAAAAGAGAGCAAACCTTACTCCTACCCCTTGACGAAGAAAATGCCATAA